A DNA window from Terriglobales bacterium contains the following coding sequences:
- a CDS encoding glycosyltransferase family 1 protein → MAPSSVEEFGFDVIHFTTQLGFVTTVPTIYQPWDLQHLHLPKLFSRREWERREREYRFFCEQACLVCVQTEWGKRDLCDQYGLPESKVVVVPGASVLQAYTPPTQSEIDATLRKHGIPSEFFFYPAVTWPHKNHSVLLRALAKLKEEHDYRAHLVLTGDLTTFSKVLRREARQYGISDQVSFLGFVSAAEIQCFYRRARALVFPSKFEGWGFPIFEAFQSGLPVICSNASVLPEVTAGAASLLPSEDAAGFAHAMIRVHTDVVMRAELVRKGFDRVQSLSWERTADIMQKHYASLAHGHSGMGDTVPLHDVLPERVVSAI, encoded by the coding sequence GTGGCTCCCTCTTCGGTAGAAGAATTCGGCTTCGACGTTATCCATTTCACTACTCAGTTAGGGTTTGTAACAACGGTACCAACAATTTATCAACCATGGGATCTCCAGCACTTGCATCTGCCAAAGCTATTTTCTCGCCGTGAGTGGGAGCGTCGCGAACGCGAGTACAGGTTCTTTTGCGAGCAGGCATGCCTCGTGTGCGTGCAGACCGAATGGGGTAAGCGTGACTTGTGTGACCAATATGGCCTTCCCGAATCTAAAGTCGTTGTGGTGCCAGGGGCATCTGTTCTACAAGCCTATACCCCACCTACTCAGAGTGAAATCGACGCGACACTGCGCAAGCACGGGATACCCTCTGAGTTCTTTTTCTATCCAGCAGTAACGTGGCCTCATAAGAATCACTCTGTCTTGCTACGTGCCTTAGCGAAGCTTAAGGAGGAGCATGATTATCGCGCTCACCTTGTGCTTACGGGAGATCTAACGACCTTCTCGAAAGTCTTGCGCCGGGAAGCTCGACAATATGGAATTTCCGATCAAGTCAGCTTTCTTGGCTTCGTGTCTGCCGCCGAAATTCAGTGTTTTTATCGTCGCGCTCGCGCCTTGGTGTTCCCGAGTAAATTCGAAGGATGGGGCTTTCCAATATTTGAGGCTTTCCAAAGTGGCTTGCCTGTGATCTGCTCGAACGCGTCGGTTCTGCCCGAAGTCACCGCAGGAGCCGCATCGTTGTTGCCATCGGAAGATGCTGCCGGTTTTGCGCACGCAATGATTCGAGTGCACACTGATGTAGTCATGCGTGCCGAGCTTGTACGAAAAGGATTTGATCGTGTCCAGTCTCTGTCTTGGGAACGAACTGCCGACATTATGCAGAAACACTATGCGAGCTTGGCGCACGGCCATTCTGGGATGGGCGATACTGTGCCGCTTCACGATGTCTTACCTGAACGGGTGGTCTCCGCCATTTGA
- a CDS encoding glycosyltransferase family 2 protein: MNSQSSTPTADKVRPTIPLISIIIVVRNGKSTLARAIESISRQSFKNFELIIVDGVSTDGTLDVIGANNQVVHNWISEPDRGIYDAMNKGVGLARGEWVYFLGCDDVLLECLGQVAVRLVDKRAIYYGNVVKTGSETVYDGKFSSWKLLRRNICHQAMFYPRSVFDRHQFSLSYPRLADWEFNLRCYADDKLRFEYIPVDIARYNDVTGVSATAKDQQFIRDQARIIRECLPLGCYAWYCAKQSAHKFNRLLFR, encoded by the coding sequence ATGAATTCACAAAGCTCTACACCGACCGCAGATAAAGTCAGACCCACAATCCCGCTGATTTCAATCATCATAGTGGTGCGGAACGGCAAGTCGACACTAGCAAGAGCAATCGAGAGTATCTCGCGTCAGAGCTTTAAGAACTTCGAACTCATCATCGTGGATGGTGTTTCGACTGACGGTACGCTAGACGTAATCGGCGCGAACAATCAGGTAGTTCATAACTGGATTAGTGAGCCCGACCGAGGAATCTACGATGCCATGAACAAAGGGGTAGGACTTGCCCGAGGTGAATGGGTCTATTTTCTCGGGTGTGACGACGTTCTGCTCGAATGCCTCGGGCAAGTCGCTGTTCGCCTAGTGGACAAGCGCGCAATATATTACGGCAACGTAGTGAAGACTGGCAGCGAAACAGTTTACGATGGCAAATTCAGCTCGTGGAAACTACTGCGAAGAAACATTTGCCATCAGGCCATGTTTTATCCACGAAGTGTCTTTGATAGACACCAATTCAGTCTTTCTTATCCTCGGCTTGCGGACTGGGAATTCAATTTGCGGTGCTACGCCGACGACAAGCTTCGCTTCGAATACATCCCCGTTGACATTGCCCGCTACAACGACGTTACTGGTGTTAGCGCTACGGCTAAAGATCAACAGTTCATTCGGGATCAAGCTCGAATAATCCGCGAGTGCCTTCCGCTCGGATGCTATGCCTGGTATTGCGCCAAACAGTCAGCGCACAAATTCAACCGACTGCTTTTCAGATGA